TAACTGATGATGTCTGGTTCGGATTTTGAATTAGTTCTACATTCACAGTTGTATATTGCCTCGTTCTCTTTAAGcagaaatattgcttttgttTGGATTGATGTTAACTCAGCTTTGGACAAGGCTTTGGCTgcagcattgcattgcattgctggCATCTTTAGTTCTATTTATAGTTGGGTCAAAGAAGAGAAGACACTGACTCTCCTCCATAGTGCATCACTCATCACTTAAGAACCAAATGTTTAAGGGATACACCATTCGTGCATTGGAACATCTGTCCAATAGTTTGTAAAAAATCAATGATAtgactaaaatgttatttatacatttagttatttagtgATCTTGATGGTATtgcaaataaaaaagaatagtcaTCAAGTATAGGAGCTTTTTTATCATAAATCTTATTTTAAGATTTTGCAACGCACTAAACTgtgcagattatatatatatacacacacacacacacacacacacacacacacaccttaaaaGGATTAATAATTTAACCTTCGGATTGAGTTGCCTCTGTCCTGGCAGTAATTCCATAGGGACCCCTAACGTCAGTGTTGATGTGACGTTGAACGtcactgactgaaagggaacaaaaCTGTTATGTTATGTAACCCTCATtgcctgaaggagggaacggagatgttgcATCCCTCATGCCATAACGCTAGAATGCAGGGATGCTCTCTCAGCTCCTCAGCACAAACcagaatgaatgaatgcacaCTGCCATCTTATATACCTCTATGTACGGAGAGTGGTTTGGCATGCAAAATACACTCGCCAATAGACACTGGCCATTTCTTGAGCTCCGAGGTGACTTGGGCTCCCTTACGTCAGTGTCGATGtaatgtctccattccctccttcaaggaacgagggttacataacAGACAtttcctgagtagggaatgatACTTTGTGTCAATTGCGGATGCAATGGGAGCATCCTCCAGGTGTGACTGTTGTCTGAAGCCTTTGGAAAGCAGATTTCTCCTAAGGAGGCTCCTCCAGGAGTGAGGTTCGAAAACCAAATGTATGTCAGCCAAAACAGTTCCACTAAGAGATGCTGCACTTTGTTTTCTTGATTCAAATTCAGATTCAGACGCCCTGAGATGTGCACTGCCTTCTGCGACAGACACTTGTTCTTCACCCGAAGCAGAATGCACATCATGGAGGCAGACCCGGTTATAACCACAATCATCAGAAGAGACTGGAAGATCTGACCAGTGTTGGCACGGGCACATTCTAGTGATACAGTGCCTCAGAAGCCAGTGGATATAGATTTCAGACAATTATCATATCTTAATGGTGTTCCTATAAGACAAAGCATTGAGTGAATGTATGAAAAGGAACGTGGGCAGCATTTTTCATGCATATAACCATAAAAATCAAACAGCTTCGTAAAATATTGTTGGGAAACATGTAGCTCTTCAATTCTGCAGTTATAACCAAAAAATTGTTCAAATAAATTGTCTTAAAGGCCCAAAACGTAATATTTCGCTGCCTGAAGGGTGCGCATTCAAAACAGAAACAAAGGAGTAGTTTGATGAGTGTGGAATCATGCAATCCGACGGGACTCgagcagaaatcatgttcatgttcaataatttattaaattggtAGAATGAAGCAGGTTGAAGCTGAAACGAAGCCGCTGAATGAGTGTGACACACGGCtcgaaagcagcggagcttttattatgccacagtcAACCGCAGTCAAAGCGCTGCTGATTTATTATGCTATATACGTTTGAAAGTTttgttataatgctactctgtgcaGTCGTTACCGGTCtattaaaacacacaacacatTAAAGAGTATTTGGTGTTTCCATGTCATTCTATGAGTCCATGATAGTTTTCCCCCCACATGTTATCTACTGTACTGTAGGACCGAAGACCTGAACCTGACTCATCACAAAATATCAGCTTTGATCTTCTCCGATAACACTAATAAAACCTCTAGATCAACAGAAAGGCTGTTTTTGACAGGGCCTGTTTCAGGTTTGAGTTGGTCAGTCACTTTTCTCAAACCTGTCAGATATATGGAATCAGGTTCCAACAGGTTTATTTAGTCTATTTATAAAAACATGAAGTTGTGTACTCACTGCTCCTCCGTTTAGTATCATGGTCATCTCAGTCGGCTGGTAGACGTTACTTCTGAACGGTGCGCTGGGTCTGGCCCCTGTGTTGCCATTATGATGGCTACCACTTCTCAACCCTACAACACAGAAGATGGATGTTAGGAtctatttaatgtatattaaatgacATACTGATCTTTGTGCATAATTGTACCTGCAGCATTTTCATCAAACGCGTATCCCTGGCTCTCCACAAACTGCCTGTGTGAAAGTGGGATGTCCTCATCAAGGCTGGCGTCTCTCATGCGTGATGAATTCTGAGATGTGTCAAAATAGTCTGGAGCTGAAGGCTGAGGTGGGGATCGAAGACAGGCATGGGCTTCAGGAGCAGCATGGCACAGCAATAACAACCAACCCTGTGCTACCAGGGCCACAGCCAATGCTGGATCATCCCAGTCCGGAGACTTCTCAAGTACTTTGTTTCCATAGACGTAGAAACCAACCCAAGCCACCCACAGGAGAATGGACAGCAAGCAGGAGACTAGGAGCCACACAACATTACAGTGCCATTGTCGTGCCTTCCCACACAGCGCTAATGTTGCAGTTACAAGGGCAGCCAGCAGAAGTGCCACCACATAGGCACAAGCGAGTGCAAAGTCCAGTGGCTGATACTCGCAAGCCAGGTTACCCTCCCGCAGCACTGTTAGAAACAGCCACTCTGCAGCAATAATAGCTTGTACTGCTGTTA
The sequence above is a segment of the Carassius carassius chromosome 9, fCarCar2.1, whole genome shotgun sequence genome. Coding sequences within it:
- the LOC132148762 gene encoding G-protein coupled receptor family C group 5 member B-like isoform X1, producing MKMSLFDVVFLLLTGLGVSLSADEKATVPFGCRFGPPRPYTLLCDLGAVWGVVVEVVTAAGVFAAILLVMVLLCRLHSVTEAPRRSGIGPILLLLMGIIGLFGLSFAYLIEQNESICVVRRALWGLFFSLCFACMLTQGLRLRKLACESRSPGGCALVGLVLGLTAVQAIIAAEWLFLTVLREGNLACEYQPLDFALACAYVVALLLAALVTATLALCGKARQWHCNVVWLLVSCLLSILLWVAWVGFYVYGNKVLEKSPDWDDPALAVALVAQGWLLLLCHAAPEAHACLRSPPQPSAPDYFDTSQNSSRMRDASLDEDIPLSHRQFVESQGYAFDENAAGLRSGSHHNGNTGARPSAPFRSNVYQPTEMTMILNGGAVPSAPPTYTGRQLW
- the LOC132148762 gene encoding G-protein coupled receptor family C group 5 member B-like isoform X2 — protein: MSLFDVVFLLLTGLGVSLSADEKATVPFGCRFGPPRPYTLLCDLGAVWGVVVEVVTAAGVFAAILLVMVLLCRLHSVTEAPRRSGIGPILLLLMGIIGLFGLSFAYLIEQNESICVVRRALWGLFFSLCFACMLTQGLRLRKLACESRSPGGCALVGLVLGLTAVQAIIAAEWLFLTVLREGNLACEYQPLDFALACAYVVALLLAALVTATLALCGKARQWHCNVVWLLVSCLLSILLWVAWVGFYVYGNKVLEKSPDWDDPALAVALVAQGWLLLLCHAAPEAHACLRSPPQPSAPDYFDTSQNSSRMRDASLDEDIPLSHRQFVESQGYAFDENAAGLRSGSHHNGNTGARPSAPFRSNVYQPTEMTMILNGGAVPSAPPTYTGRQLW